A window of Calliopsis andreniformis isolate RMS-2024a chromosome 3, iyCalAndr_principal, whole genome shotgun sequence contains these coding sequences:
- the LOC143188926 gene encoding U11/U12 small nuclear ribonucleoprotein 35 kDa protein: MTDTLQNWSPYAKEYDPLKAGSIDGTDTEPHDKAISRAIQAHYEPPHGLKSKPERTLFVARFGPKVTKYDLKDFFSRYGDVLSAKVIVDIVTGLSQGYAFVEMRSEDEAKRAVRRCVDATLKGHKIFVDFECGRTMKGWKPRRLGGGFGGKKESGQLRFGGKDRPFKKPIVPNIVRHRN; the protein is encoded by the exons ATG ACAGATACATTGCAAAACTGGAGTCCTTATGCGAAAGAGTATGATCCTTTAAAAGCTGGCAGTATAGATGGCACAGACACAGAGCCACATGACAAAGCTATTAGTCGAGCAATACAGGCTCATTATGAACCTCCACATGGAttaaaatcaaagccagaaagaACGTTATTTGTGGCTAGATTTGGTCCAAAAGTTACCAAATATGATTTGAAAGAT TTTTTTTCTAGGTATGGGGATGTTCTATCTGCAAAAGTTATAGTTGATATTGTGACTGGTTTATCTCAGGGTTATGCTTTTGTTGAAATGAGAAGCGAAGATGAAGCTAAGAGAGCAGTTAGACGCTGTGTGGATGCAACACTAAAAGGACATAAAATTTTTGTTGATTTTGAGTGTGGTCGTACGATGAAAGGCTGGAAACCACGAAGACTTG GTGGTGGTTTTGGTGGCAAAAAAGAGTCAGGTCAGCTGAGATTTGGTGGAAAAGATAGGCCTTTCAAAAAACCAATTGTACCTAATATTGTAAGACACCGTAATTaa